In Lotus japonicus ecotype B-129 chromosome 5, LjGifu_v1.2, one genomic interval encodes:
- the LOC130718710 gene encoding uncharacterized protein LOC130718710, whose product MSKYGLNLRPAKQKQKPPRPPLATPFGFNDDDEDDVEREIALQAAKKKSLKEVEEQQRKALEEDPSVFDYDGVYDKMKEKVAKPLIQDREERKPKYIQNLIKKAKEREQYREIVYEKKIAMERDKDDHLYADKDKYVTEAYRRKLAERERQMELERIRELQEERDDVTKKKDFLLDFYSNLDKNVAYGAKDAQGRKRDNQAEHRVPETHEGVNPDASDRHHQHGDAFDEKQHSLGNSSPPVESSKEKIGDQGELSNPSNRSISPSDMKPNPEALVEEENKPVEQPSASQPKLDHHKRGQDAVAAAKERFLARKKAKEQ is encoded by the coding sequence ATGAGCAAGTATGGATTGAACCTTCGGCCTgcgaagcagaagcagaagccaCCAAGGCCTCCCCTTGCCACCCCTTTTGGCTTTAacgatgatgatgaggatgacgtCGAGAGAGAAATCGCTCTCCAGGCTGCAAAGAAAAAATCTCTCAAGGAAGTTGAGGAACAGCAAAGGAAAGCCTTGGAAGAAGATCCATCCGTATTTGATTATGATGGAGTCTATGAcaaaatgaaagagaaagttgCAAAACCACTGATACAAGATCGTGAAGAGAGAAAGCCAAAGTATATCCAAAATCTGATTAAAAAAGCAAAAGAGCGAGAGCAGTATCGCGAGATTGTGTACGAGAAAAAGATTGCCATGGAGAGAGACAAAGATGATCATCTCTATGCTGACAAAGACAAATATGTTACTGAAGCATATAGAAGGAAGCTTGCTGAACGAGAGAGACAGATGGAGCTAGAAAGAATCCGTGAACTTCAAGAGGAGAGAGATGATGTTACAAAGAAGAAAGACTTTTTGCTTGATTTTTATTCAAACCTTGATAAAAATGTTGCTTATGGAGCAAAAGATGCTCAAGGGAGGAAACGTGACAACCAGGCTGAACATAGAGTTCCAGAGACACATGAGGGAGTGAACCCTGATGCATCAGACAGGCATCATCAgcatggtgatgcatttgatgAAAAACAACATTCATTGGGTAACTCAAGTCCACCAGTGGAGTCTTCCAAGGAAAAAATTGGTGATCAGGGTGAACTTTCTAATCCTTCCAATAGAAGTATTAGTCCCTCGGACATGAAGCCAAATCCTGAGGCTCttgtagaagaagaaaataagccAGTTGAACAGCCATCagcttctcaaccaaagctcgaTCATCACAAAAGAGGCCAAGATGCTGTGGCTGCAGCAAAGGAACGTTTTCTGGCACGTAAGAAGGCAAAGGAACAGTGA
- the LOC130719539 gene encoding uncharacterized protein LOC130719539, which produces MEVESETANGDTTNGGGGGPVGKPPEPTRRPTFKEKVLGKKAVEEGRKQVRNLVDAGIMKKDLVDGNSYFPMFDFKDDHSYEAICKPFEACLVVQLLGKSIGYKALCEKLRFLWKPVGGFEVRDLHHGYFLIQFDLTEDRERAMVGAPWMIYDHYLAVKPWTPDFVAANSKISTTAVWIRIPGLGFQFYEESILVTLASAVGTPIRVDMNTADMQRGKYARVCVEIDLTKPVLGRVGLRGVWYNIEYKGLHLLCAKCGCYGHLSRKCTGTPVPQPQKTHSPCASVTPATPPVVVDGSVATLEADQQMVTEINAEAEKKGIECPNDAHGDWLSVTRKSRKSTVVNVTQNKPKPTMQKQSRDTGAIHGEKKGVAQQFVASATKLNLGGTMQFHAGSAKDTLPVLGDHQQGRKGYRKESTAMGGPHIGSSQNIPLTQGPNRSSTQDPQSMGNTRIVALADGTRTTLNLQPRDGNRYAMLVDEEMTHGCEQPLQVTGEVPYDPAWNIRGGAGVRGQRRVRDLIRSHHPSLFAVVETHCQFETVASFWRSVGYDLCACSEAVGHRGGIWILAHVGRNFVVQVVDIHLQAVTVSISVDNGAWLCTVVYASPTPSLREGLWSHLMHLRQQALSPWLAVGDFNDISSPTEVLGGDFSAARAARFLEMVEACEFMDLGATGPRFTWERRLNGRRTIAKRLDRAFGDISWRHNFPEAYVENLARVYSDHRPVLVRCHARVEDRSGRPFRFHAAWTTHPYFKPLVRETWMKPPPNLVGKLDNIRLASQEFNVNVFGNITRRKKRVERRLQGLQRELEVRESESLLRLEKELQVEYEQILTQEELTWFQKSREKWVKFGDRNTRFFHTQTVVRRKRNKIHGLYVGDEWCTDSEALKAGV; this is translated from the exons ATGGAAGTGGAGAGCGAGACTGCGAACGGCGACACCACTAACGGCGGCGGTGGCGGCCCAGTCGGTAAGCCGCCGGAGCCAACGCGGCGGCCAACGTTCAAGGAGAAGGTACTAGGGAAGAAAGCGGTGGAGGAGGGAAGGAAGCAGGTGCGAAATCTTGTTGACGCTGGTATCATGAAGAAGGACCTCGTGGATGGGAATAGTTATTTCCCAATGTTTGATTTTAAGGATGACCACTCCTATGAAGCAATCTGCAAACCGTTTGAGGCCTGTTTGGTGGTGCAATTGCTTGGCAAGAGCATTGGCTACAAAGCCTTGTGTGAGAAGCTCCGATTCTTATGGAAACCGGTTGGTGGCTTTGAGGTTCGAGATCTACATCATGGGTACTTTCTAATTCAGTTTGATCTCACAGAGGACAGGGAACGTGCCATGGTTGGAGCACCGTGGATGATTTACGATCATTATCTTGCTGTTAAACCATGGACCCCGGATTTTGTGGCTGCAAATTCGAAGATAAGCACGACGGCGGTGTGGATACGCATCCCTGGGTTGGGGTTCCAGTTCTATGAGGAAAGCATCCTGGTAACCCTAGCGTCAGCAGTTGGCACACCTATTCGCGTTGATATGAACACGGCGGACATGCAGAGAGGGAAGTATGCGCGAGTATGTGTCGAAATTGATCTCACAAAGCCGGTCCTTGGCAGAGTGGGTCTCCGAGGTGTGTGGTACAATATTGAGTACAAAGGTTTACACTTGTTATGTGCTAAGTGTGGCTGTTATGGCCACCTCTCAAGGAAATGCACTGGTACGCCAGTGCCCCAACCACAGAAGACACATTCCCCGTGTGCGAGTGTAACACCGGCGACGCCGCCGGTGGTAGTAGATGGAAGTGTTGCAACACTAGAAGCTGACCAACAGATGGTTACTGAAATAAATGCAGAAGCGGAAAAGAAGGGGATTGAGTGTCCTAACGATGCCCATGGGGACTGGCTGTCGGTTACACGTAAAAGCCGGAAATCCACAGTTGTGAATGTCACTCAAAATAAACCGAAACCGACTATGCAGAAACAATCGCGTGATACAGGCGCGATTCATGGAGAAAAGAAAGGAGTTGCTCAACAGTTTGTTGCCTCAGCTACTAAACTCAATCTCGGTGGGACCATGCAATTCCATGCAGGATCAGCTAAGGATACGTTACCCGTTTTGGGTGATCACCAACAGGGAAGGAAAGGATACCGAAAGGAGTCGACCGCGATGGGGGGGCCACATATAGGTTCTTCTCAAAATATCCCACTTACGCAAGGGCCCAATCGGAGTTCTACCCAGGATCCTCAGTCGATGGGGAATACGAGGATTGTGGCGCTTGCGGATGGCACACGAACGACTCTGAACTTGCAGCCCAGGGATGGTAATCGCTATGCCATGCTAGTGGATGAGGAGATGACACACGGCTGTGAGCAACCGCTCCAAGTAACTGGGGAGGTTCCTTATGACCCAG CATGGAACATTAGAGGAGGTGCAGGTGTCCGTGGGCAAAGGCGTGTCCGCGATTTGATTAGATCACACCATCCATCCTTGTTTGCAGTAGTGGAGACTCATTGTCAGTTTGAGACAGTTGCTTCGTTCTGGAGAAGCGTTGGATATGATCTTTGTGCATGTTCAGAAGCAGTAGGGCACCGGGGTGGCATTTGGATTTTGGCTCATGTAGGGAGAAACTTTGTAGTTCAGGTGGTGGATATTCACTTACAGGCTGTGACTGTGTCGATTAGCGTAGACAATGGAGCTTGGTTATGCACAGTGGTTTACGCCAGTCCGACCCCATCTTTAAGGGAAGGCCTATGGTCGCATCTTATGCACCTCCGCCAACAAGCCCTAAGCCCTTGGCTTGCGGTGGGGGATTTTAATGATATCTCGTCCCCAACGGAGGTTCTTGGCGGCGATTTTAGTGCGGCGCGCGCTGCTCGCTTTCTAGAAATGGTTGAGGCTTGTGAGTTCATGGATCTCGGAGCCACTGGTCCAAGGTTCACTTGGGAGCGGAGACTAAATGGCAGGCGTACCATAGCTAAACGCTTGGATAGGGCTTTTGGGGACATTTCTTGGCGCCATAATTTCCCCGAAGCCTATGTGGAGAATTTAGCACGAGTTTACTCGGATCATCGACCTGTTCTGGTTCGTTGTCATGCACGAGTGGAGGATCGCTCCGGTCGTCCTTTTCGCTTCCATGCGGCATGGACAACGCATCCCTACTTCAAACCATTGGTTAGAGAAACATGGATGAAGCCGCCGCCTAATTTAGTAGGCAAGCTAGATAACATTCGGTTGGCATCGCAAGAGTTTAATGTGAATGTGTTTGGCAACATTACTCGACGTAAGAAACGAGTGGAGCGTCGCTTACAGGGCCTACAACGGGAATTGGAAGTGCGGGAGTCTGAATCTTTACTTCGTTTGGAGAAGGAATTGCAAGTGGAGTATGAACAAATCCTGACACAAGAGGAGTTAACCTGGTTCCAGAAGTCTAGGGAGAAATGGGTGAAATTTGGAGATCGCAATACAAGGTTCTTTCACACACAGACAGTGGTGCGgaggaaaagaaataaaatccATGGCTTGTATGTTGGCGACGAGTGGTGTACAGATTCAGAGGCGTTAAAGGCGG GTGTCTAG
- the LOC130719541 gene encoding uncharacterized protein LOC130719541: MANLATFSSSPTVSIAVDGSWNPSVNRMGCAAIVRDSCGNWLSAISVSYASGSAFLAEILAMELGLRHALEIGYTEASCSSDCSEVIHALHEGTNITSYWNREEICRVRAAMASMQHVTLFQVDRAKNNTADKLAREACCQGSPVQVWKQPPSFVYDSLFLDSLS; encoded by the coding sequence ATGGCGAATTTGGCTACCTTCTCTTCTTCCCCGACTGTGTCCATTGCCGTTGACGGTAGCTGGAATCCCTCGGTGAACAGGATGGGGTGTGCCGCTATTGTGAGGGACTCTTGTGGCAATTGGTTGTCTGCCATCTCTGTCAGTTATGCTTCTGGCTCGGCCTTTCTTGCAGAGATTCTTGCTATGGAGCTGGGGCTCCGTCATGCTCTGGAGATAGGCTACACCGAGGCCTCGTGCTCGTCTGACTGCTCGGAGGTTATCCATGCTCTACATGAAGGGACCAACATCACAAGCTACTGGAATAGGGAGGAGATATGTCGCGTTCGTGCTGCTATGGCAAGTATGCAGCATGTTACTTTGTTCCAGGTTGATCGAGCCAAGAATAACACGGCTGACAAACTAGCCCGGGAGGCTTGCTGTCAAGGCTCACCGGTTCAAGTTTGGAAGCAGCCACCTTCCTTCGTTTATgattctttgtttttagattcTCTTAGTTAG